In Peptostreptococcus equinus, the DNA window ATTTTTTTATAAGAAAACTCCCCCGCGGTCCTGTATTTTTGTTTTTCAAACTTTTTTTATATCCCCCTCCCTAAATTGTTTTATATATCCAAACAATTCTGAAATAAGTATGCTTTTATGTTCATCACTGGCCCTATATATACTTTCAATTTCTGCGTGAGATTCATGGCTTACTGGTAGAAGAACATCAGGGTCTAATCTTCTATCCCAATCATCCTTAATAGGAATGATATGATGTACCATCTCGGATGGTATTATCTTTCCATACTTGAATAGATGATATACATCTATGCCATAGTATCTATCTCTAATTATCTTAGACAACTTAGTCCAATGCGTAGACTTATAAAAGGCTGCAGTCTTGGGATCTCTTGCTTGTTTATCATATCGCCTATGCCTATCACCACACACACTGCATGTATCATCAACCTTAATCTTACGCCCACACCTACATAACTTAGTCAACATCTATATCTCAACTCCCCCCTATCAATAACACTACTCCCCCCTCTATTAAAAAGGAAGCATGTATCGGCATAAAACGAAACAAGATAATACAATACATACTATTGCTTCCATTCTTTTTTAATCTCCTCAGTTAATAAGCCTTTAACTTTTAGATCCTCAGTAAGTTCGTCAATTGTTTCAAACGTCTTTTCATAACAATTTTCTTGATTATAGAAAAGTTTTACATTGAATGGTACCTTAGATATGAACTGAGCTAATGGTAGTATATATCCTTTATCTTCATTTATATTATGGTAAGCAACATATGTTAACTTATTGTTTATATTTTCAGCTACTGTTAAAACTAAGCATAGGTCACCAGTTTTATAGTGAGTATATATTTGACCAAATTTAATATTATTTTTAATCTTCACTGGATTCTCCTTCACCAACGGTCCTTATTTCAAAGCCACTTGCCTCTAATATTATCTTTATCTTCTCCGGAAACCTAGGATTAACCTCAACACCAAGGACATCATTGATTCTTTGTCCATCAACATATACATTAACTATATTTTCTGGACAGTTATAGTCTCCTGTTAAATCAATTTCTTTAAGTTCTATTATAATTTTATGCCTCATTATTTTCACCATCATCCTTGTTATTTAATTGAGAATTCTTTACTGCTACAATTTTAATGTTAGAAATAACATTGTCAATACTTAGTTCTAAATCACCCAACAAAGTTTCTATCTTATTAATAGTATCCTCTGTCATTTCAGACAACTTATTCAAACTCTCTTTTGATTCTTTTGTAAGCTCTACTTTTACCTGTATTTTCTTATTCATTAAACTCACCTCCAAAATATGACATATCTAATATTGTGTAAACTTTTATTTCTTTATTTTTTATAACCCTCAAGATTTGTAGTCTCAAAAGTTTCATATACTTTTTAAATCACTAAATCAAATTAAAATATTACGTTGGCTCATTATGTAATATTTTAACCTTTAAAAAAATTCATAGAAGCATAAGCTTCAGAAATTGTATCTTGGTTAATACCTATATAGCGAAGAGTTACAGATGGATCAGAGTGATTAAATATATTCTGTAATATGGCCACATCTTTTGTTTTCTGGTAATAGTGATAGCCAAATGTCTTACGCAAGGAATGAGTTCCTATATGCTCAACGTCAAATCGCTCACACGTTTCTTTAATCACCTTATAGGCTTGCTGTCTACTTATAGGATGATTTCCAACTTTTGAATTAGGTATTAAATATTCCCAGTCCTCCATGTCCTCGACATAACTATCTAATTTCTTTTTCAAGAATTTATTAAGTGTTACCTTCTTAGCCTTACCAGTTTTCTTTTCTCTAATTGAAATATGGTCTCGACTTTTTACATGCTTCACTTGCAAAGGGAGTATGTCGGATATTCTTAGTCCGCTATATAGCCCTAGTACAAACAGTATGTAATACTTCTTAGGTCTATCTTTTTCCAGATAGTTAAGTATATCTTCCAATTTATTCTTGTCACGTATTGGCTCAACAAAATTCATATCCTAACACCTACCTTTATTATTTTTTTATTCTATATATAACTAAAGCCCTCAGCATTTATCTGAGAGCTCCTGTACATTATCTTTACAGTTTATATTATAAATTATTTTTACTAGTATTTTTTTACACTTTTTTTACATTTTTTTTGCATTTTTTTTACACTTTTTTTCGCAATCGGTGTATAAATACTACACTTTCTTTGATTCCATAGCTTTATATCCATGTATACATATTGCTATTTTATTTAAGGCTGCACGTCTTAATCTATAGATTTTAGGTTCATCATATCTGCTTTCACATGATATTTGGATAGGAGTTTTGTTTTCTATAAATAATTTTCTTATTATGTACTGCTCATCACTTTCTAACAAATCAATAGCATCATCTATCATCTTTATTGTGTTTTTTTCTGATACTAACTCTTTATTGGTTAAATAAATCATATCCTCGACCCTTATAAGATTATTACCTATTTTGTCAGGATCAACGAGGCCAACTCTTACACCATCCGTTGCAATACACTTTATATCTCTTGACTTATATTCTTTTATTTCTAACTGTGTTATTTCAAGATTTTCAATATGTTTCTTTATTGAATTATATGTTTCCAATAAGTTTAAAGTTTTTTTATAGTACTGCTTTTGAATTCTCATAAGCTACCACCTCCTAATCCTTTTATTTATTCTCGTTACTTCATCATTCACATATGTATCTATTTCAAATTTTCTAGCTCTTAACTTGTATTTTTCTTTGTTTTTCTGTTCTAAAAGTCCATAGCCTGAATAATAAGAGTGACATCCTTCAGCTCTATATGGACACATATAGCAAGGATTATCCTCCTTGTATAGTTTGTTCATTGGTAATATACCGTGTACTGTACCACACTTGATACACTTGTACATAACCATATGTGAATCTTTAATTATTATTTCCTTGCTGCCACAAAAATCACAATGCTTATCACTTCTAAAAAACATAATGGTCACCTATTAAAATGGAACATCGTCGTCATCTACAGCACTAAACTGTGATGGTGATCCATTATTTGATTCATCTGTCTGCTTTTTATATTCTAATGCTTTTATAATCCTTCCAGCAACTTTTGTGAAATTTCTTTTTTCGCCTTCTGGTGTCTCATATCTATCTACTCTTATAGAACCTTGTATACCTACTAATCTACCTTTTGTAATATAGTTTGCACAAAATTCAGCTGGCTTACCCATTATCTCAACTGGTATAAAATCAGTTGTTGTGCTACCATCTTTATTTTTATAATCTCTATCAATAGCTAGTGTGAATGTAGCTACTGGTGTTCCAGAACCTGGAATATATCTTAATTCTGGGTCTTTGCATAATCTTCCACAAATTACTACGTTGTTAATGCTCATCTTCTTCCTCCTCTATAATCCTAATTGTTCGCAAGCCATATTAAACCCAACAATCCATAAAAAAATTCTAAAATCTACATCTCTACCGAAATAATCAAATGTTTCCCACCAATCACTATCATATTTTCCCAATATATCTACAACTTCCCCGCTAGGGATAAGCCCCGATTTATGGTTTAAGTAACAGTCAGACATATAGTATTTAATATCTTCAATATCTTCAATATTCATGTCATATTGTTTTAATAAATCGTCCAATAAGGTTTCGTAGTCATATGTGTAGCAGTTACTAGCACACCTAAACTTACTAATGAAGTAATCAATAGATTTTATGTATGCCTTTAGATTTTTAATGTTTAATTTGTTGTACCATGTCGCTATACAATCGCCTAAATCCCCACTTATAATGAAGTTCCCTCTTAATTTATCAATGATGAAATTGATATAATAATTATTGCTACCATCTTCATTCTTCCAATCTATTATTGTATATCTATCTGTATTTTGTATTAAAGTTGCTTTATGATTTTTAAAACTCATTTTAGCTTCTTCTATTCGTGATTGATTCATTATTCTACCTCCCATATCTTCCAATCTATTATCCTACAATTCATCTGCTCAACACTTTTATGTGTATAATTCAAATCATCATCATAGTCACTTTCTATAAATTTCTTATAAACTTGCAAATTACTTACGGAATAAGGTACAATAACTCGCCTATCTCCCTTTAACATAGTTATTTCAAGACCTATATTGTCATCTATAGACCATTCAATATCTTCTAATAGTTGCTGCTTTTTAGTATTATTTTTCATCTATGCCTCCTCAGTATCTGGATATAATTCTAAGTACTTATTTATGCTAAAATCTGCTAATATCTTTTTAAATTGATCCTCTTGAAGTTCTCTCAAAATATGCCCTCCGTAAACTTCAGGTTCTTTAATTGCATATCTTTTTTTACCTCTATACAATGATGTGATATATCCCCTACGATTTTTATCCTGTATAATAAGTTCCATTTTATCTGTGTCAAATATAACTCCATTAATTATTTTTCTCATAATACACCCCCTATACAGCTTTTTCAACCCAAAAATCTAATATTGTTGAAGCCTTCGCCTCCAGTTGATTATTATATATTCTCTTGATCAGTTGAATCTTTAACTCTAATTCCTAATTTTTTCTTTGATCTGATGCACACATGTGCTGTTTGTATTAACTGTTCTTTTTTACTCATATTTACACCTCATAAAATACTCTTTTACATCCCAACTTTTTTGCTAATGGATATAATCTCTCACAATTTGACCAAATATCTAGCCAAATTTTCCAAGCTTTAGATGATTCAATGTTTTTATATTCCTCATCACTTAAAGACTCAAAATATTTAATGCCATCATCAAGCCTTTTTAAATTTTTTAGATATTCACTTACTATATCCATAAAACCTCCTGTTAGAATGGAACATCTTCACTTTCGACTTCCTTGACTTCTACAAATGTAACTTGATTCATTTCATCATATTTATAGTTTTTATTTCTTTCTTCACTATGAATCCAAAATCTTTTTCTCATTTCATCAAAATTCAATCTTTTGCTTATACCTTGCCTGCCAGTAATACGATTTTTTAATATGCCTATTTTGGTTATATCCTCATGAGAGTCTTCTGTATGTTTAATTTCTCTTGTTAATAGCAATTCATAGTCTGCTAAATTTACTACCTCACTAGCCCCTGATACATCATGCATATGGTACTTTCTATCACTACCTAGCTTTTTTTTGGGGTGTGCTACTAATATCACGCACAGCTTGTATTTTCTTGCGATTGATTTAAGTTTCTTGGCCAACACTTTTTGTTTTTCATACTCTTCTAAATTACCATTATCGATAGTCATCATATTATCCAATACTACCAATTTTATATTTTGAGTTCTCGCCAAATAATCAATAGAGTTTAGTAAATTATCAATGCTAGGAGTTACATCCTCAGAGAAAAGATATAATTTATTTTGGATCCATTTTCTTATTAAATCTTCTCCTTGGCTTGTTACGTCATAATATGATCCTCCTATTTTGTTTTTAAATTCTTTTAAATCATTTGGATTTGCCACTGTCCTCATAAACCACTGTAATACATTAAATCCTGTTAGTTCACCTGAATAAATCAGTGTCCTATGTCCATTCATAATATTTTGTGCAATTACCTGATTAAGCAGTGTTGATTTACCACTACTAGGCTCACCTGTAAGCACTGTTAAACTTCCGTATACCAATCCATTAAGTAATGAATCTAGATCACTAAATCCAGTTTCTAGTCCTGCGTTAAGATCCTCTCTTTTTATCTGTGCAGCATTGCAAAATAAATTTTCAACGGAATTACTAGAATCTATTGATTTGCATATATCCTCAAGATTTGACTTGATTGAATTTGAATCTATGCTTTCTATTTCATCAGTAAAGGCTTTAAGTTTGTCAGCTATATCTCGCTTATAAGCCTTCTCCCTTACCTCACTAATATAATAATCAATATTGCTTGGCACAGATCTACTAGTCATAGCTGTTATATCAGATATATTTAAAGTACCACCAATATTTTTATACTCCTCTATGAGCGAAGTCATTTCTATTGGTTTTTTTGATTTATGAAGTCCAAGCATTGCTTGATAAACTCCATCCAAACCACTAACTGTAAAATCACTAGGCTTCAAACATTCATCTATACATTTAATTATTAATTTTTCATCAAGAATTATGCTTCCTAACAATGCAATCTCTGCATTTGTATTACATATAACCCCAGCCATCTGATTTTTCCTTTTCTTTAGAATTTTTATAAGGTATGACCTTGCTTGATTTAGGCATTTGTAGATATAACTGATCAAACTTTTCTCTTAGTTTTGCAGTTGACAGTATATTTTTATACCAGAAATCATTACCTTGCGACCACCTTATAACTTTTTCAATCTCTTCTACAGACCTTTTATCAATTCTAATCATTTTATCCACATGTCCACACCAGTTATCCATATTTGGTTCTTTGAATTTAGGATTATGATCTCTTATAAGACTTAAAAGTAAATAGCTAAGTCGGTACTCTTGAGTATCGACTTTATATTTAACTTCTTTATTTCTTATATTCTTGTTAGTGGTTGACAAACAGGTGTCTTTTGCGTTGCTT includes these proteins:
- a CDS encoding HNH endonuclease — its product is MLTKLCRCGRKIKVDDTCSVCGDRHRRYDKQARDPKTAAFYKSTHWTKLSKIIRDRYYGIDVYHLFKYGKIIPSEMVHHIIPIKDDWDRRLDPDVLLPVSHESHAEIESIYRASDEHKSILISELFGYIKQFREGDIKKV
- a CDS encoding site-specific integrase; the encoded protein is MNFVEPIRDKNKLEDILNYLEKDRPKKYYILFVLGLYSGLRISDILPLQVKHVKSRDHISIREKKTGKAKKVTLNKFLKKKLDSYVEDMEDWEYLIPNSKVGNHPISRQQAYKVIKETCERFDVEHIGTHSLRKTFGYHYYQKTKDVAILQNIFNHSDPSVTLRYIGINQDTISEAYASMNFFKG
- a CDS encoding single-stranded DNA-binding protein, which produces MNNVVICGRLCKDPELRYIPGSGTPVATFTLAIDRDYKNKDGSTTTDFIPVEIMGKPAEFCANYITKGRLVGIQGSIRVDRYETPEGEKRNFTKVAGRIIKALEYKKQTDESNNGSPSQFSAVDDDDVPF
- a CDS encoding DnaB-like helicase C-terminal domain-containing protein, which translates into the protein MAGVICNTNAEIALLGSIILDEKLIIKCIDECLKPSDFTVSGLDGVYQAMLGLHKSKKPIEMTSLIEEYKNIGGTLNISDITAMTSRSVPSNIDYYISEVREKAYKRDIADKLKAFTDEIESIDSNSIKSNLEDICKSIDSSNSVENLFCNAAQIKREDLNAGLETGFSDLDSLLNGLVYGSLTVLTGEPSSGKSTLLNQVIAQNIMNGHRTLIYSGELTGFNVLQWFMRTVANPNDLKEFKNKIGGSYYDVTSQGEDLIRKWIQNKLYLFSEDVTPSIDNLLNSIDYLARTQNIKLVVLDNMMTIDNGNLEEYEKQKVLAKKLKSIARKYKLCVILVAHPKKKLGSDRKYHMHDVSGASEVVNLADYELLLTREIKHTEDSHEDITKIGILKNRITGRQGISKRLNFDEMRKRFWIHSEERNKNYKYDEMNQVTFVEVKEVESEDVPF